One window of the Vigna radiata var. radiata cultivar VC1973A chromosome 1, Vradiata_ver6, whole genome shotgun sequence genome contains the following:
- the LOC106773799 gene encoding pentatricopeptide repeat-containing protein At4g20770 isoform X1 — protein sequence MDKSKSLNLANLVQLCVTNKDLLAGKVLHARLFRLRLYSDTFLSNHFVELYSKCDEIASAHNVFDNIPHKNIFSWNAILAAYCKTRNLQRACRLFLQMPQRNTVSLNTLISTMVRCGYERQAVDTYDSMMLDGIKPSHITFATVFSACSTLLDVDCGRRNHGFVVKVGLESNIYVVNALLCMYAKCRLNVDALRVFRDIPEPNEVTFTTMIGALAQTDQFKEALELFRLMLRKRVPVDSVSLSSILGVCAKGERDIGLCHGLSCNAQGKQIHTMSIKLGFDRDLHLSNSLLDMYAKIGDMDSAEMVFVNLNQHSNVSWNIMIAGYGNRCNSEKAAEYLHRMQCDGYEPDDVTYINMLTACVKSGDVRIGRLIFDCMPSPNLASWNAILSVYNQIADHREAIELFRKMQFQCQHPDRTTLAIILSSCAELRLLEVGKEVHAAAQKFGFYDDVYVASSLINMYSKCGKMELCEHVFSKLPELDIVCWNSMLTGFSINALEQDALSLFKQMRSLGFFPSEFSFATIVSSCAKISSLFQGQLFHAQIIKDGFLDDIFVGSSLIEMYCKCGHVHGARCFFDLMPGKNTVTWNEMIHGYAQNGDGRSALCLYSDMISYGEKPDDITFVAVLTACSHSSLVDEGLEIFNAMLPKFGVVPKLDHYTSIIDCLSRAGRFHEVEVFLDTMPCKDDAVVWEVVLSSCRIHANVTLAKRAAEELYRLDPQNSASYVLLANTYSSLGRWDDARVVRDMMSDKKVLKYPGYSRSVCKNDTQMILENKQ from the coding sequence ATGGACAAAAGCAAGAGTTTGAATTTGGCAAATCTAGTGCAACTCTGCGTCACCAACAAAGATCTTTTAGCCGGAAAGGTTCTTCATGCTCGACTTTTCCGTCTCCGTCTTTACTCTGACACCTTTCTCTCCAACCACTTCGTCGAACTTTATTCAAAGTGTGATGAAATTGCCTCCGCCCACAATGTGTTCGATAATATACCTCACAAAAATATCTTTTCCTGGAATGCCATTTTGGCTGCTTATTGCAAAACCCGCAACTTGCAACGCGCGTGCCGTCTGTTCCTGCAAATGCCTCAGAGGAATACCGTCTCACTGAACACCTTAATCAGCACAATGGTCAGGTGTGGCTATGAACGCCAAGCAGTGGATACCTACGATTCGATGATGCTGGATGGAATTAAACCCTCCCACATAACGTTCGCCACTGTTTTTAGTGCTTGTAGTACTTTGTTGGATGTGGACTGTGGCAGGAGAAATCATGGGTTTGTGGTCAAGGTTGGTCTCGAAAGTAATATATATGTTGTTAATGCTCTTTTGTGCATGTATGCTAAGTGTAGGCTTAATGTGGATGCGCTTCGTGTTTTTAGGGACATTCCTGAGCCTAATGAGGTTACTTTCACCACCATGATTGGGGCATTAGCTCAGACAGATCAATTCAAGgaagctttggaattgtttagACTCATGTTGAGAAAAAGGGTTCCTGTTGATTCTGTCTCCTTGTCCAGCATATTGGGTGTCTGTGCGAAAGGGGAAAGGGACATCGGTCTCTGTCATGGTCTCTCATGTAATgcacaaggaaaacaaatacACACAATGTCAATTAAACTGGGATTTGATAGAGACCTCCATTTATCCAACTCTTTGCTTGATATGTATGCAAAAATTGGGGATATGGACAGTGCTGAGAtggtttttgttaatttgaatcaGCACAGTAATGTTTCTTGGAATATAATGATAGCTGGGTATGGAAATAGATGTAACAGTGAGAAAGCGGCAGAATATCTTCATAGAATGCAGTGTGATGGATATGAACCAGATGATGTTACATATATTAATATGCTGACAGCGTGTGTCAAGTCTGGGGATGTAAGAATCGGGCGTCTAATATTTGACTGCATGCCAAGCCCAAATTTGGCTTCATGGAATGCTATACTCTCAGTCTATAATCAAATTGCGGACCATAGAGAGGCAATTGAACTGTTTAGAAAAATGCAGTTTCAATGCCAACATCCTGATCGGACTACTTTGGCCATTATTCTCAGTTCATGTGCTGAACTTAGACTTCTTGAGGTTGGAAAAGAGGTTCATGCTGCAGCTCAAAAGTTTGGATTTTATGATGATGTCTACGTTGCCAGTAGCCTTATTAATATGTACTCCAAGTGTGGGAAAATGGAGTTGTGTGAGCATGTGTTCAGTAAACTTCCTGAACTAGATATTGTATGTTGGAACTCAATGTTAACAGGGTTCTCAATCAATGCTCTTGAACAAGACGCCTTGTCTTTGTTCAAACAGATGCGATCACTTGGCTTCTTCCCATCTGAGTTTTCTTTTGCTACCATAGTGAGCTCTTGTGCAAAAATTTCTTCATTGTTTCAAGGTCAACTGTTTCATGCTCAGATCATAAAAGATGGTTTTCTAGATGACATATTTGTCGGGAGTTCTCTAATAGAAATGTATTGTAAATGTGGTCATGTGCATGGGGCCAGATGTTTTTTTGATTTGATGCCTGGTAAAAATACCGTTACCTGGAATGAAATGATACACGGTTATGCACAAAATGGAGATGGTCGTAGTGCTCTATGCCTTTATAGTGACATGATTTCATATGGTGAGAAACCTGATGATATTACTTTTGTTGCCGTTTTAACTGCTTGTAGCCACTCGTCTTTGGTTGATGAAGGACTTGAAATATTCAATGCCATGCTGCCAAAATTTGGAGTGGTGCCAAAGTTGGATCATTACACTTCCATCATAGATTGTCTGAGTCGAGCAGGGAGATTTCATGAAGTAGAAGTCTTTTTAGATACCATGCCATGTAAAGATGATGCAGTTGTATGGGAGGTTGTGTTAAGTTCATGCCGTATTCATGCTAACGTAACCTTAGCAAAAAGAGCTGCTGAGGAACTCTATCGACTAGACCCCCAAAATTCTGCTTCATATGTGCTTCTTGCCAACACGTACTCTTCTTTGGGAAGATGGGATGATGCACGTGTTGTAAGAGATATGATGAGTGATAAAAAGGTCCTTAAGTATCCCGGCTATAGCAGGAGTGTGTGCAAGAATGATACACAAATGATTCttgaaaacaaacaataa
- the LOC106773799 gene encoding pentatricopeptide repeat-containing protein At4g20770 isoform X2: MWTVAGEIMGLWSRDIPEPNEVTFTTMIGALAQTDQFKEALELFRLMLRKRVPVDSVSLSSILGVCAKGERDIGLCHGLSCNAQGKQIHTMSIKLGFDRDLHLSNSLLDMYAKIGDMDSAEMVFVNLNQHSNVSWNIMIAGYGNRCNSEKAAEYLHRMQCDGYEPDDVTYINMLTACVKSGDVRIGRLIFDCMPSPNLASWNAILSVYNQIADHREAIELFRKMQFQCQHPDRTTLAIILSSCAELRLLEVGKEVHAAAQKFGFYDDVYVASSLINMYSKCGKMELCEHVFSKLPELDIVCWNSMLTGFSINALEQDALSLFKQMRSLGFFPSEFSFATIVSSCAKISSLFQGQLFHAQIIKDGFLDDIFVGSSLIEMYCKCGHVHGARCFFDLMPGKNTVTWNEMIHGYAQNGDGRSALCLYSDMISYGEKPDDITFVAVLTACSHSSLVDEGLEIFNAMLPKFGVVPKLDHYTSIIDCLSRAGRFHEVEVFLDTMPCKDDAVVWEVVLSSCRIHANVTLAKRAAEELYRLDPQNSASYVLLANTYSSLGRWDDARVVRDMMSDKKVLKYPGYSRSVCKNDTQMILENKQ; the protein is encoded by the exons ATGTGGACTGTGGCAGGAGAAATCATGGGTTTGTGGTCAAG GGACATTCCTGAGCCTAATGAGGTTACTTTCACCACCATGATTGGGGCATTAGCTCAGACAGATCAATTCAAGgaagctttggaattgtttagACTCATGTTGAGAAAAAGGGTTCCTGTTGATTCTGTCTCCTTGTCCAGCATATTGGGTGTCTGTGCGAAAGGGGAAAGGGACATCGGTCTCTGTCATGGTCTCTCATGTAATgcacaaggaaaacaaatacACACAATGTCAATTAAACTGGGATTTGATAGAGACCTCCATTTATCCAACTCTTTGCTTGATATGTATGCAAAAATTGGGGATATGGACAGTGCTGAGAtggtttttgttaatttgaatcaGCACAGTAATGTTTCTTGGAATATAATGATAGCTGGGTATGGAAATAGATGTAACAGTGAGAAAGCGGCAGAATATCTTCATAGAATGCAGTGTGATGGATATGAACCAGATGATGTTACATATATTAATATGCTGACAGCGTGTGTCAAGTCTGGGGATGTAAGAATCGGGCGTCTAATATTTGACTGCATGCCAAGCCCAAATTTGGCTTCATGGAATGCTATACTCTCAGTCTATAATCAAATTGCGGACCATAGAGAGGCAATTGAACTGTTTAGAAAAATGCAGTTTCAATGCCAACATCCTGATCGGACTACTTTGGCCATTATTCTCAGTTCATGTGCTGAACTTAGACTTCTTGAGGTTGGAAAAGAGGTTCATGCTGCAGCTCAAAAGTTTGGATTTTATGATGATGTCTACGTTGCCAGTAGCCTTATTAATATGTACTCCAAGTGTGGGAAAATGGAGTTGTGTGAGCATGTGTTCAGTAAACTTCCTGAACTAGATATTGTATGTTGGAACTCAATGTTAACAGGGTTCTCAATCAATGCTCTTGAACAAGACGCCTTGTCTTTGTTCAAACAGATGCGATCACTTGGCTTCTTCCCATCTGAGTTTTCTTTTGCTACCATAGTGAGCTCTTGTGCAAAAATTTCTTCATTGTTTCAAGGTCAACTGTTTCATGCTCAGATCATAAAAGATGGTTTTCTAGATGACATATTTGTCGGGAGTTCTCTAATAGAAATGTATTGTAAATGTGGTCATGTGCATGGGGCCAGATGTTTTTTTGATTTGATGCCTGGTAAAAATACCGTTACCTGGAATGAAATGATACACGGTTATGCACAAAATGGAGATGGTCGTAGTGCTCTATGCCTTTATAGTGACATGATTTCATATGGTGAGAAACCTGATGATATTACTTTTGTTGCCGTTTTAACTGCTTGTAGCCACTCGTCTTTGGTTGATGAAGGACTTGAAATATTCAATGCCATGCTGCCAAAATTTGGAGTGGTGCCAAAGTTGGATCATTACACTTCCATCATAGATTGTCTGAGTCGAGCAGGGAGATTTCATGAAGTAGAAGTCTTTTTAGATACCATGCCATGTAAAGATGATGCAGTTGTATGGGAGGTTGTGTTAAGTTCATGCCGTATTCATGCTAACGTAACCTTAGCAAAAAGAGCTGCTGAGGAACTCTATCGACTAGACCCCCAAAATTCTGCTTCATATGTGCTTCTTGCCAACACGTACTCTTCTTTGGGAAGATGGGATGATGCACGTGTTGTAAGAGATATGATGAGTGATAAAAAGGTCCTTAAGTATCCCGGCTATAGCAGGAGTGTGTGCAAGAATGATACACAAATGATTCttgaaaacaaacaataa